CCAGTACAAGACACCCTTTGTAGAAAGGTGAAAAGTCAATCTAGCACTGATATCCATTGGGTAGATATCCATTAACAAAAATTTTCTCTATAGGCTGCAGAAACTTGAACTTTCCAAGTATTGACTCACAAGAGTCAGTAGTGAAGAAAGTCTAAAAGCATTTTGAATCTGTAACTGTTTTAACAAACCTAAATTAATGAAAGCATTTattggaatggagagagagaagataaaaagagaaataaatattaagttGTCTGCACCAGATAGAGAAGAGCTCACAGAAGTGTCTGtcatggcttttttaaaaaaaatatttttttattgatttcagagaagaaggaagagggagagagagagagagagataaaaacatcaatgatgagaatcattgattggttgcttcctgcatgcccccactggggatcgagcctgcaacccgggcatgtgcccttgaccagaatcgaaccaaggatccttcagtctgcaggctgacgctctatccactgagccaaactagctagggctgtcATAGCTTTTAACGCATCAAACAACTGATCcttgtacatttctataatacacaTAAATATGTTTCAAttattcttttccaaagaagaacaTACATTTCAGAGACAATGGATCAACCCCTTGGCTGTAGAACCCTTTAATATGGGTAACTGGGTTATTCCTCATATGTGTCTACTTGAGAGCTCACTGAGAGGGTCAGCTGAGATTGGTATGGAATGATTAGTTTTTTAAagcaaggtggggtgggggtgggaggggaattgagaaaaagaggaagaatagAAGCAGGAATTCTGGCTGCAAAAATGAGACACACTCAGCTGAAGGCCAACAAGAATACAGAGTTCAGCAAGCATGGTGATTTAGAGAGAGATCTAAAGAGTTGTGAGAACTTCTTTAAAGGAGTGAAAGGAGGACAGGATTTTGAAAGTGTCAAACAGAAATAGTGTTTTCCGTTAGGGAAACTGGTCTGTTTACTAATAGGCAGACAAACTATTTCTAACCTACTGAGCGACTAATGAGGACATTCCTTCCTCACAAAGCACACTAGTACTTAGGATGAGAGATAATTTGGAGTCACGTTTCCATTATCTTTGCCCTGTAAGGTTATACTTAGGAGCTACTGCCCAGTTAAAGTCTCAGAATCTCAGGTGACTTCCAAGTCAAcggtaaaagaaagataattaacCCCTAAAACCCTAGTGATGGTTTTAACAAAGTTTTAGACCACCTTGTAATTTCCTCAGTGACTCCAGATGAATAGCAGCATAGCTTACAAATAATTCAAGGGCCACCTTGAATTATTTAAGGTGAAGTGAGGGTGATTCTAATCAAAAGTGTCTTCCATTTAAATTCACAAGTTTAAAGACATAATTATGTCTCTATTTTGCTCATTATCTCTGTTTAATATGGATTCATTGTAAACAGATGGTGATTtcttaacatttaatatattataatatatttcaaaacatgtATGCCGTGCAGTGAAATGCAGACCTTGTGAAGTCCTTAATCACCTCAGAAATATTTCAAAGTCTCACTCCCTAATAGATACCTAAATTCAAATGAAAATGGAAGTTTGAAGTTTTGCAGTATTTAGAAATAGAGTTTATTGTAACATATACTAAGTGTACCAGTAAATAATGTGGATTATTTTCAATAGGTGGAGTTACACGTATATTGACACATATGCGAtatgatatgtatgctattttgttgtattgacagcaagaatcaaaacttcatatgtcaaatttgctgaaggtcatAACATCATGGatatttttaagcttaaaaatgttgaatttcattacaaaaaaaagagcatttgcaggaagttttaattcattactctCTTTTGAAGAAGAAGTTATcttatactttgggaagcttaagGTGAATATGCTCTATCTCAAGATatttgtgaatgctggtttaaacactttaaaagtgatgatttcaatatgaaagacaaagaatgaccCGATCAAACAGATAAGTTTGAAGAgcaacaattataagcattttGAGGAGGTGCTTGGGCAAAGGGACCCAGCCAGTGACCTCACtccctgaggatggagcccaacAGAACCTGGAGCCCCGGTAACCAGGCAGCCACATTctataactgcccttccctctcacTCGGATAGAGACCttggagaggacaccatgttttcgTGTTGTCTCCCCGTGTCCCGAGGCCGATGCCTCCAGAGAGGCAGCGAGGAGAGTGTGTTTAGTCGTGGCCGCCGCTGGATCCGGACCTGGACTCAGCGCAAAGGACGCCTGTGGCCCTTTTCCCGGCGGCGGCGCTCAGAGGTAACACAGGGGGTTTGTTCGGGCCAGGCCACCGCCCTGATCCCACCTGAGCagccccatgtcccctccccgtgtgtttggggggtggggggtagaggggTATTCACTTTGGGAGGGTCTGTCCAGAACAGGAACAGGCTGGGTTTGGGGGTCAGGACCAGTGATGTTCAcaccccaggtcaaggctggcGGGGTGGATGTGGAGTGTGGGTGCCACCCTCCACCCGAGGTCTATCCTGAGCCCTGGAGGTGAGTCTCATTTCCCCTGGGTGGATGTGTGTGTAGACACAGGGCTGGACCCGATCTGGGAGCAGAAGGTCcagtgggcagaagcagcagtgaccagggccaggctTGAGTCCGCCCAGTCAGCTGAGatcactgtcattgcagagcCCAACCCGGGCCAAGGAGCGGCCACAGCTGGTCAAGGAGGAGCCGCAGCTGGTCCATGAAGACCCCCGCCCCatgcccagcagggaggggccggtgagccacaccactgagggCCAGCGCAGGCCTGAAGTGCGTGTGGCCGCCTGGGGGTCTGGGGAACCTGGGCCCATGGGTGCAGGGAGAAGGACTCCTCCACCCGAGCCACACAGGCCCCACCAGCCTCCAACCTGGATGCCGTTCAGTCCCAACACGCGGAGGTTACTTTTCAACTCGGGGCTCCCGTGCTTCGGCCCGTGGCTAGAAGACCTCCTGGAGCCCATGGAAgcagagcccaagggtgagaagCTGGGGCGttgggggtgggatgggtggggaggtccctgtGAGCTTATGGGGAGGGATTGttgccagacacacagggagccccccagagcctggccaggagcaaagactGGCTCAGACCACCCGCCTGCTGGACTTTGGGCGGGAGGgcgtcctgtggtgggtcctgggctctaGCTGTGTTCTGTGTTTGGGGGGCACAAGGGAATTCTGGCACGTGGGTGaccttctctcctctcaccactccagcaccagcccagggggCACACGTGGCTCCTCCTGTAACACCCAAAGTCCACCctgaggagctggaggcagagctggaggcgtGTGCACCTCCAGAGCCTgtgccacctccagcagcctctccagctgcagctgtggagccagggccggccccagacaCAACTGAGGCCCCACCAGCGCTGGAAGAAGAACCCTCCCCGGGACCCTTGCcggttcctgcctcagaggaggagctgcctgtggaggtgCCAACTCAAGGGCCGCTTGTTGAGTGCCCTCACCCTGTCCCAAGGGGAAAACTCGTTTGCCCCCCACTCCTTGATATTTCGTTttctttattgttcttattttgtttttatgttctccATAGCGTACTTTCTTTTTTGATCTTTTCATTACTTTGGGCGTTTGGGTgagtttggcttttattattttagtttttctgtttatgttcttcatttttccattgtataatcccttttaaataataaagttattgttCTGTTTTAAATGGTGCCATTCCTGATCATGAAGTACATTCACGAGGCTGAGCAAGCATCACCACTATCCTCCTAGAGGCAGTGCACACACCAGTCCATCTCAGAGATGCCCCACCTCCCCAAAGGGGAGATACACACTGTGAACCCTGGGGAGAGAGCACTGTCACCATTAGACTGACAGGCTTCTTGTCTAGTGGGGATCGGTCCTGAGGACAAAATGAGGCAGCAGGGGTGCCAGCAGATTTTCTAGGGAGCAGTGGGGAGACCCTCCTCTGGGAAAACAGTGTGCAGGACCTGACAAAGTCTTACAGGTGCACAACCTCCCCTAGCAGCGCTCACCCTAAGAGGTCACCTCAATgacattcttgcacaaattttcaaaGATGCGTTTTTGAACTACCCATCATGCAATGATGAAATTTCAAGGGATTTGAGAGGGAACGGGCTCTACCAACCCTAGTCCACATGGAAGAGGGAAGCTGAGCTGCTGCTAAAGTGAGTGCAGGGGTCTCTACATGCTGACAAATAAAGACCTTAGGGTTCCTCTGACATGAAttgaaaaaaagttaaagaaatagaatttgatatttaaaaagaaaatattgacttACTGGAAGAAGTACCTGTTATTTCTGAACATTTTTTCTGATAAGAAGTTCAtgtaaaaaacattaattttttaaattctttcttagTCTTTCTTTTTTGATTTAGTTGGGTTTCAAGCCATAGTTCAAAcctaaattattcatttatttgattgCCAAATCAAAACCTCTTGGTAAAAATATGTTTCAATatattttgtggaatataaaagaacacatccttttttttctttattgattaaggtattacatatgtgaacttatccctccattgtccccctccatcccccactcatgcccttatgtccctgatgtctgtgtccattggttaggcttatatgcatgcatacaagtcctttggttgatctctcccccttacccccaccctcccctaccttccctctgaggtttaacagtctgattgatgcttctctgtctctggatctatttttattcatcggtttatgttgttcattacattcctcaaatgagtgagatcatgtgatatttatctttcactgactggcttattttgcttagcataatgctctccagttccatccatggtaagcattccttctttttagtatggaatttcctcaaaaagctataaatggaactcccagttgacccagtgatcccacttctgggaatatatcccaagaaactagaaacaccaatcagaaaggatatatgcacccctatgttcatagcagcacaatttaccacagctaagatttggaaacagcctaagtgcccatctgcagatgagtggattaaaaaactgtggtatatctacacaagggaatactacactgtggtaaaaaaagaactcatcctttaagtaaaaaattatttttcttacttaacaaaaatgaaaaggctATGTTGAAGAAGTCACATATtgggatagagacctggtgcatgagtggggccatctggtttgccctgaagggtgtcctggatcaaagtggggcttcccttggggcatggggcagcctgggcaaggggcctgtggtggtttgcaggccagccatgtcccTCAGTgactcaagtggaggccctggtatctggaatttatttatcttctataattgaaactttgtagccttgtttGGAGGACAGGCCAGGGTGGGagagaagctttgcttcctccatcaccaggggcaacccaagcctcctgcttgctccagctccatggctgctgccatatttgttttgttaatttgcatacttgctcctgattggctggtgggtgtggcttgtgggcgtagcgggggtacagtcaatttgcatgtttctcttttattagataggataatagcaACATAAAAAATGTACCTTGcagcaaataaaattttacaagttCAAGACTGTTTCTAGTGTTATTTATAGTAACAACAAAGAAGCAAActaaatagaataatataatttatgtatgGTGAATTTAATACATTAATCATGCCAATTCTGACCAAATTTTGGTGCAGAATTTATACAATTTTGTTCAGCACCACTAGGTAAAATAAATAAGGAGGAGAGCCTGGAGGGAAATGTCTTCCATAtagatgaataataataataaatgtaaaataaataattaaattacaaaatcATCATTTTGCTGCCACCAAGGTTGATTTAGCAAAGACTTATCCATGAATGCTAAATGTTTCAGTGAAAGCTTTACAATAAACAAGATAGTTTTATAGTTCAAAATATGTcttcaaaataactttttataatcATAACTTTAGAAAGGAAAAACCTGGTTGACAGGATATTTACATAATTAATGTAATTAAAGATTACATCACCAATAGTGAAACAAACGTACACCACGTATCTTCTAATATAATGCACAGAGAATGGCACAGCATACTTTTTCAGGGGAGGAGGAAATGTAACCTACTATTTGCTTAAAAGGCAGAGTTAAGAGGTATTGAGTGCAAGTGTTAATGAaagcaaaaaatatgttttactctggtttgtaataataaaaagtgaTAAGTGTGATAGTAAACCATCTAGGCTAAATTCAGACGATGTCTCTGAGTAATATTACACATCAAGGATGTATAAGATAGAGGTGGAGATTTCAGGAGGTAGGGATTTAATGAGGCTGTAAAATGTTCATTATCTGATAGAATAATTTATCCCAAACTTGCAGATAAATAAGAAACTTAATTTCATTTGAGAATTTCTAATCAAACTAATTATTAACAAtggatattttaagaaaagtagcTCTTTAAAAATTGTGTCAAAAAATTGTGTTCACCTGTTTttagttctgttccattggtctgtgtgtctgtttttctgtcaatgccatgttgtttttgttattgttgctttctagtataatttgaagtcagagaactttttaaaattataattctccTCATGAGTGTGACATATATGACCAAGAAAATGTTGctaagtagaataaaggaataaagtTGAAGGCTGTACACTAACTGATTTCAAGACATACTCTAAATCTATACTCATCAGACAAGTGTGGTATTAGCAAGAAGTAGAAACATGTAACAAAacaagtaacaaaacaaaacatgacccacataCATTATGATGAATTGATTTTATAAACATACCATGCATATCTATGGGAAAGtggtcttaaaaataaaaaatataaaaaaatactataaacccTAACTCATACCACACAGATTATATCAAATTTtatatcaaaactagaggcccagtgcacgaaactggaaataaaaaaaaagtctggaagaaaaaaaaaaaggagaaaatatttgttaccTTGGGGTAAGTGAAGTTTTTAGATAGAACACACAAAAAGCAACTATCAAAAAGAGAAGAATGATAAGTCTAATTTAACTAGCATTACAACATTCTGCCCTTCAAAAGGCTTTGTTAAAAAATAGAGATGAATCATAGGCAGGAGAAAACatgaatattataaatatctaGCCATTATTTAACAGGCAATATTAAGAACTTAAAACTCAATTATTGGAATATAATACAATTGAAAAAGTAAACATgtcacaaaataaagaaaactgagtAGATAATAACCTTATGGGAAGTTTATCAACATCTTTAGTCATCAAGGACATGCAAAATAAAACTAATTGCATGCCACTTTTTATCCATTAGAAcaactaatatttaaaataccCTTAATACTAAATTTGCCAAAAAAGCTGAGCAACTGGATCTCCATTACATTGTCTAAtgttatatatattcatacaacCACTTATGAAAATATTGGCATTttgttacaaaattaaatttattaacatATAACCAAGCAAATCCAATCCCTATATTTTACCCAATCTACACCCATAATTaactatatactagaggcctggtgcacaaaatctgtgcacttggTGGGAGGGGGTACtccaccctggcctgtgccctgtcacagtgcaggagcccagtgattgatcgccccaaagaggtaggccctgcccacccatctggggctcctcaatgaattgccccaaagaggtaggccagagccagggGTCCTGTCTCTGCGCCATGTGGAGCTGGGAGGCAGGACCCCtaggacccccaggcaggcctcaccATGCGGAGCTGAggcacccccaggcaggcctcgccATGTGGAGCCAGGAAACCTCCAGGCAGGCATCGCCGGACACCCAGGCAGGCCTCACTCGTAGAGCCGGGGACCCTTAGGCAGGCCTCACTGGATCCCCAGGCAGGTCTCACCAGATCCCCAGGCAGGCGTCGCTTGTAGAGCCGGGGGACCCGCCTCCTCCCGGCTCCGCATagctgggaggaggcgggactACCAGGCAGGCTCCATGCTATGCATGCAGCAtcaagcccagccctgcccacctgcaaatgcctgctgtgtgcacagccatcttgtgaaggtgtgagggcatcacagcatgacgaccacttaggcttttattagaaaggatacaTTTTCATGGGAactttattgataatagccagaCAGTAGAAAAAGAACAAGAGTCTATACACATTTGAATAAACATCctcatatataaaaatccagaggCTGTCACGAcctaaacaaccagatggacaaaCCAAACATCAGCCTGCTGGTGGGAAGGAGCTCCCTCCTGGTCCTGACCTGGGCAtggtggcagtgggagggagTTCTGGGCACTGGCCGGGGTGCGACAGAACTCTGGATCTCATGCAATTGGGGGTCGTGGCAGGGCTTCAAACTGGACCCtgactggagggaggagggaacccCATTCCTCACAGAATCAGCTGTTTGACAGcttgctgtcttcagtcttcactcctccctccctcagtgtatgcaaattaaccaccatctttgtttggttaatttgcatacttgctctgattggctgtgggtgtagcaaaggtatggtcaattagcattttttctcttttattagtgtagatagttgtCAGGTCAGTGTTACCTGATATTAAAGATACAATGTCACACAGTAAGTATGCTGGAGTGGAAATTAGAACCAAAGACTTTATGACTATAATTATGATTTTGCAGCTTATTTTCTATGAGAACTTTGTCTAAGGCTTTGGTAGGACCATATCTAATTTTAACATTCAAGTAGATCAAAGATCTTTGGTAAGATAATGGGACATTAAAATAAGACAATCAATTCTCATATCTTGATTTACCTTAATGAGAGAAAAGTTTTCAGGAAAATTAGTCAGATAAAATTCTTCGGTGACTGCTCAAGTAAATTCACATTTTAACCCCATTAAAATGTTCTTATCGCTTGGTACATTCTCTCAATTTATTGGTAAATGGGATAGAAGCATACAAGCAGGAAAGAACTTTCTCATCACTGCtaaggttaataaaattataagtaggaataaaaatattttaagataacaCATTGAGACAGGAGAAGAAGTTGGCTTCAgaagatttaaaataacaataaattagtaaatattgAGGATTTACTATATGATATGCACGTTGTTAGGTACCTAGATAGTTATGGTACATACATTAGtaaattttaaagttctataaATTAGGTtctatttttatcctcattttatgaaaatgtaaagAAGTTATTTACTAATAAATTTCCTGTTATCATTGTCATCAGAACCTAACACATTATAGGAACTGTGTTATCTGACTAGATTACTACAATATTCATATATTAATAGGGGGAATAATTTGCATGTGTCATTATAACAATTGATAGggggtgttttaattttttttaactcattcggagtaagaaagaaagaagtgttCCAATGAACATGTACATTCACTCCACATATACATGCCCAGCATAGGATCAATCCTAATataaaaatgggattttttttggCTTTATAATATACTTAATATGAATTCTTAATAtctaactttaaaacattttatgtaaCATTATATTGAGTACTTACAAATCTTTGTAGCAAAATAATGATATTCCAAAACTTGTTACCACAATATAAGGTATAACAGCTACACACTAAGCCTTGAGACCTGAAGCTCTCACAGatttaaaatgagtaaataaatagtgAACAAACTCGACATTTGAGTAAAATTAGGATAGCCTCTATTCTATGAATAGGGttcacactctctctcttccttttttctctcatcGTGgaccccatcctatctaataatagacaaatatgcaaattgaccatacctccgctacacccaagccacgcccaccagccaatcagggcgagtatgcaaataaaccgaaccaagatggctacagccaccgagagcaaagtttcccaggcaacagaaggaaacaagctttccgcctgcccttgataggcctaagcctccactcaagctacaaagtttcaatcgtagaaggtaaataaattccagataccagtgcctccacttgggttgccagtgggtgtggctggcctgcaaaccaccacaggcccctcactcaggccgccccacgccccaagggaacccccacctgatccaggatacccttcagggcaaaccagctggcccccactcctgcaccaggcctctgtcctgtctaataaaagagtaatatgcagattgaccaccactccaacacacaatatgtctgcccccatgtggtcaaagattctgcccccatgtggacacaagatggccaccacaaaatggccagcaggggaaggcagttgggaggcacccggcctgcaagggagggcagttggaggcgatcaaccctgcaggggagggcagttaggggtgaccaggccagcagaggagggaagttgggggcaaacaggctggcaggggaacagttaggcatcaatcaggctggcagtggagtgattagggggtgatcaggctggcatgcagaaatggttaggggcaatcaggaaggcaggcaggcaagcagttgggagccagtagtcctggattgtgagagggataaccaactgcccatttagttgggaagtcggacatccctcgaggcgtcccaaattggagagggtacaggctgggctgagggacacctccccctccgtgcatgaatttcgtgcaccgggcctctagtattattaataaGTATGCTTCTATCTTTTGCTAGTCTTGTTATTCTACAGATAACAGCATGCATTCTGGCTTATCAAACCTTAATATCACTTGATAATTTTACATGTTGTATAAaagtgaaagaaattaaaatatattaattttattcctcTCTCTTGACTTGTTACTATGacctatattttaattatattgctATTTTACACAGTTGATTTACTCTTTTCAATGCTCTTCCTCTCAGCATTTCCACATTCCAATATTgtataataatacaaaaaaaactaaatgagtccattgtagagggccgcctgggaagacacatgggcattttccttaattatcgtcagctgaactcagggcgtaggcagagtcacgccctgggaacatgcttccccaatgaggctggacatgttaatcagttctgacttcatagcagcccaggtgttggcaggggcgggactagataGGTAAATCTAAGCCTATTAAATAAACGCGCTG
The sequence above is a segment of the Eptesicus fuscus isolate TK198812 chromosome 8, DD_ASM_mEF_20220401, whole genome shotgun sequence genome. Coding sequences within it:
- the LOC129149965 gene encoding basic proline-rich protein-like, which produces MFSCCLPVSRGRCLQRGSEESVFSRGRRWIRTWTQRKGRLWPFSRRRRSESPTRAKERPQLVKEEPQLVHEDPRPMPSREGPVSHTTEGQRRPEVRVAAWGSGEPGPMGAGRRTPPPEPHRPHQPPTWMPFSPNTRRLLFNSGLPCFGPWLEDLLEPMEAEPKAPAQGAHVAPPVTPKVHPEELEAELEACAPPEPVPPPAASPAAAVEPGPAPDTTEAPPALEEEPSPGPLPVPASEEELPVEVPTQGPLVECPHPVPRGKLVCPPLLDISFSLLFLFCFYVLHSVLSFLIFSLLWAFG